A stretch of Fusarium poae strain DAOMC 252244 chromosome 2, whole genome shotgun sequence DNA encodes these proteins:
- the PAB1_2 gene encoding Protein phosphatase PP2A regulatory subunit B (BUSCO:21905at5125) has translation MAANAAPGAVDQLANDLNNTSLNGSEAKAPAVDTGVTAAADDAAAPTPTTAAPHPQNSASLYVGELDPSVTEAMLFELFSQIGAVASIRVCRDAVTRRSLGYAYVNYNATPDGEKALEELNYTIIKGRPCRIMWSQRDPALRKTGQGNVFIKNLDVAIDNKALHDTFAAFGNILSCKVAQDETGASKGYGFVHYETDEAASQAIKHVNGMLLNEKKVYVGHHIPKKDRQSKFEEMKANFTNVYVKNIAPDVTEDDFRQLFERYGDVTSSSLARDQEGKSRGFGFVNFTTHESASKAVDELNNKDFHGQDLYVGRAQKKHEREEELRKSYEAARLEKANKYQGVNLYIKNLDDDVDDDKLREMFKDFGSITSAKVMRETPTEGDEDKKEKDESDKENQEEAKEEVKEEAKEESKEESKEESKEGEEDKKAEKKSDKKLGKSKGFGFVCFSNPDDATKAVAEMNQRMFNGKPLYVALAQRKDVRKSQLEASIQARNQLRMQQAAAAAGMPQQYMQPPVYFAPGQQPGFMPQGGRGVPFPQGAMGMPQGRPGQFPYPQQGGRGGVPQQMPPNMYGMPGQFPPGYGQPGTPQFMAAMAQQQAALGGRGAPQGGRGGPQGMQGMPPMAGGNMPGFPPNNNRQGGRGGPGRNGNGPQGGRGAEAAGASVLQQQLAAAPPPQQKQILGELIFPKIQAINSELAGKITGMLLEMDNTELVNLIEDDSALKAKVDEALAVYDEYVKAQGSSEGGEAKKEEETKA, from the exons ATGGCCGCCAACGCTGCTCCCGGCGCTGTTGACCAGCTCGCCAACGACCTCAACAACACCTCTCTCAACGGCTCTGAGGCCAAGGCCCCTGCTGTCGACACTGGTGTCACTGCTGCCGCTGACGATGCTGCCGCTCCTACCCCCACCACCGCTGCTCCTCACCCCCAGAACTCGGCCTCTCTCTACGTTGGCGAGCTTGACCCCTCCGTCACCGAGGCTATGCTTTTCGAGCTTTTCTCTCAGATTGGTGCTGTTGCTTCTATCCGTGTCTGCCGTGATGCCGTCACCCGTCGTTCTCTCGGCTATGCCTACGTCAACTACAACGCCACTCCTGATGGCGAGAAGGCTCTCGAGGAGCTCAACTACACTATCATCAAGGGCCGTCCCTGCCGTATCATGTGGTCTCAGCGTGATCCCGCTCTTCGCAAGACTGGCCAGGGCAACGTTTTCATCAAGAACCTCGATGTCGCCATCGACAACAAGGCTCTCCACGACACCTTTGCTGCTTTCGGTAACATCCTGAGCTGCAAGGTCGCCCAGGACGAGACTGGTGCTTCCAAGGGCTATGGTTTCGTTCACTACGAGACCGATGAGGCCGCTTCCCAGGCCATCAAGCACGTTAACGGTATGCTTCTCAACGAGAAGAAGGTTTACGTCGGTCACCACATTCCCAAGAAGGACCGCCAGAGCAAGTTCGAGGAGATGAAGGCCAACTTCACCAACGTCTACGTCAAGAACATTGCCCCTGACGTTACCGAGGATGATTTCCGCCAGCTCTTCGAGAGGTACGGCGATGtcacctcttcctctctggcTCGTGACCAGGAGGGTAAGAGCCGTGGTTTCGGCTTCGTCAACTTCACCACTCACGAGAGTGCCTCCAAGGCTGTTGATGAGCTCAACAACAAGGATTTCCACGGTCAGGACCTCTATGTTGGCCGGGCCCAGAAGAAGCACGAGCGTGAGGAGGAGCTCCGCAAGTCTTATGAAGCTGCTCGCCTGGAGAAGGCCAACAAGTACCAGGGCGTTAACCTGTACATCAAGAACCTTGACGACGACGTCGACGATGATAAGCTCCGTGAGATGTTCAAGGACTTTGGTTCCATCACCTCCGCCAAGGTGATGCGTGAGACCCCCACTGAGGGTGACGAGgacaagaaggagaaggacgaGAGCGACAAGGAGAACCAAGAGGAAGCAAAGGAAGAGGTCAAGGAGGAGGCTAAGGAGGAATCCAAGGAGGAGTCCAAGGAGGAGTCCAAGGAGGGCgaggaggacaagaaggccgagaagaagtcagACAAGAAGCTCGGTAAGAGCAAGGGCTTCGGCTTCGTCTGCTTCAGCAACCCTGATGATGCTACCAAGGCTGTCGCTGAGATGAACCAACGTATGTTCAACGGCAAGCCTCTGTACGTCGCCCTGGCCCAGCGCAAGGATGTCCGAAAGAGCCAGCTTGAGGCTAGTATCCAGGCTCGCAATCAGCTCCGCATGCAGCAGGCCGCCGCTGCCGCCGGTATGCCCCAGCAGTACATGCAGCCCCCTGTCTACTTCGCTCCTGGCCAGCAGCCCGGCTTCATGCCCCAGGGTGGACGTGGTGTTCCTTTCCCTCAGGGTGCCATGGGAATGCCTCAGGGTCGTCCTGGACAATTCCCCTACCCTCAGCAGGGTGGACGTGGTGGTGTTCCCCAGCAGATGCCCCCCAACATGTACGGAATGCCTGGTCAGTTCCCTCCTGGATACGGCCAGCCTGGCACTCCTCAGTTCATGGCTGCTATGGCTCAGCAGCAGGCTGCTCTCGGTGGCCGTGGCGCTCCTCAAGGCGGCCGTGGTGGTCCTCAGGGTATGCAGGGCATGCCTCCCATGGCTGGCGGTAACATGCCCGGCTTCCCTCCTAACAACAACCGCCAGGGTGGCCGAGGTGGTCCTGGCCGCAACGGCAACGGACCTCAAGGTGGCCGTGGCGCCGAAGCTGCCGGAGCTTCCGTCCTCCAGCAACAGCTTGCTGCCgcccctcctcctcagcagAAGCAGATTCTGGGTGAGCTGATCTTCCCCAAGATCCAGGCCATCAACTCCGAGCTTGCCGGCAAGATCACCGGTATGCTTCTGGAGATGGACAACACCGAGCTTGTCAACCT TATTGAGGACGACTCCgctctcaaggccaaggtcgATGAGGCTCTTGCTGTCTACGACGAGTACGTCAAGGCTCAGGGCAGCTCCGAGGGTGgtgaggccaagaaggaggaggagaccaAGGCTTAA
- a CDS encoding hypothetical protein (BUSCO:4978at5125) translates to MFSTFTGNSRRPRNVNLSGSVGNPFANTSWSPSAVSNATKTVSNAQAEREKRQIERTKLKAVGKIQRTWRGYKTREELRASQRHAFDALYKPGSSQTPSERLPEAFPLLLSFFALRRDDDIQRAICYAHDTESVDLRQIVPPNVHPSRIGQLIRLLLSAVDKSASARNLSDDTLHIFKLLIRLVTSYPDLGLLVIDSYYKVVGKVCQARSLGGQWQDIVLQAITSPFEVTSSEAIEQVYHAFAFSFLVTDNQYYFEENISDVSLTIRFSHLTRAIVAGLSPTANPQYSHDGQLWQLAHFIDLARFSTDSSSDTGILETLYTQLSALSSSISTRLSASIRANEDDENDSEEPLAPPLDPYVTSQLMSLVDSKGVAQTLKDFSINLARSSRQEYQSTSFLAGYILTLLRCFPSKGDDIRMRLFLEEIPTLAGDVPTIKFLWQMMVKTTVFNKLRTESEQPLDVLRRYLGATARNADSSEEEQDWRIILLFLELYVFILRLSDDEDFFYGIYPPVIQQAPSTSRIRSCSLSLEHVEMLTCFLKNTAFTLHYNTQELTKSLHDLEAASQHRVGAYFSTGGPAATNQRQDARLHQSPTSLDIDSLRNIVTSAMKMLYERDSRKQFLPTNHWLMTSRLDQGDFIAAVIAEERRQIEEDSDDSDDDMENEYASVPGFYSTIAGQRLSRHARLERLKAQQVRTQKERRLAEMGPKLEILKHMPYAVPFETRVMIFRHFITLDRAQRDGNNMMSFTSPFAKHHAQISRKQLFEDAYKQFYEIGEGLKDPIQITFVDRFGAQEAGIDGGGVTKEFLISVTTEAFGSDHGKGMFTSNEKGLLFPDPIALDVVREKLKMSGYSETDKEYRDCIANLLKRMEFLGRIVGKCMYEGILVDLAFAGFFLLKWASTGPNDEKNYKGSVNDLRDMDEELYNGMLRLKNYSGDVSELGIDFTIADQISPPGDPVKTVTKKLIANGDQTYVTNDNRLLYISYVARHRLIVQPSLQTTAFLHGLRSIIRPNWLSMFNQSELQRLVGGDSSEIDIEDLRQNTVYSGLYEVGDDGEEHDTIKIFWKVMRSFTDAQRRDVLKYVSSTPRAPLLGFSQLKPKFSIRDGGTDEERLPSTSTCVNLLKLPKYTSEATLREKLLYAVQSGAGFDLS, encoded by the exons ATGTTCTCGACATTTACGGGCAACTCGCGGCGCCCTCGAAACGTCAACCTCAGTGGTTCTGTCGGGAACCCTTTTGCCAACACCTCGTGGTCGCCGTCTGCCGTTTCGAATGCCACAAAAACCGTGTCGAATGCCCAAGCCGAGCGTGAAAAGCGACAAATTGAACGAACGAAACTAAAGGCTGTTGGCAAGATACAACGAACATGGAGGGGCTACAAAACAAGAGAAGAATTGAGGGCATCCCAGAGACATGCTTTCGACGCTCTATACAAGCCCGGATCCAGTCAAACGCCATCCGAAAGACTTCCTGAAGCATTTCCCTTGCTTCTGTCTTTCTTCGCCTTGCGACGAGATGACGACATTCAAAGAGCTATCTGTTATGCGCACGATACCGAGTCTGTAGATCTCCGACAAATTGTACCACCGAACGTTCACCCTTCACGAATAGGACAACTTATTCGATTGCTTCTATCTGCAGTGGACAAATCGGCTTCAGCAAG AAATCTTTCTGATGATACACTTCACATTTTTAAGCTTCTTATCCGCCTCGTAACGAGTTATCCCGACTTGGGCCTCCTTGTAATCGACAGTTACTACAAGGTGGTTGGCAAAGTGTGTCAAGCTCGAAGTCTTGGTGGGCAGTGGCAAGATATTGTGCTCCAGGCCATCACTAGCCCCTTCGAGGTTACTTCTTCAGAAG CGATTGAACAAGTGTATCACGCCTTCGCGTTCTCGTTCTTGGTCACAGACAACCAATATTACTTCGAAGAGAACATTTCAGATGTATCCCTTACAATCCGCTTCTCTCATCTGACGAGGGCGATAGTGGCCGGTTTATCACCAACCGCGAACCCCCAATATTCACACGATGGTCAGCTCTGGCAGCTTGCTCATTTCATTGATCTGGCTCGCTTCAGCACCGATTCTAGCTCCGACACAGGGATCTTAGAAACACTCTACACTCAATTGTCAGCCCTCTCTTCTTCTATCAGCACTCGGCTATCAGCTTCGATTAGGGCAAATGAGGACGACGAGAATGATTCTGAAGAGCCACTCGCACCACCACTTGATCCATATGTTACTTCTCAATTGATGTCTCTGGTGGACAGCAAAGGAGTCGCACAGACCTTGAAAGACTTCTCTATTAATCTAGCGAGATCTTCGCGACAAGAGTACCAAAGTACAAGCTTTCTGGCAGGGTACATCTTAACCCTGCTTCGATGCTTTCCTTCAAAGGGTGACGATATCCGAATGCGCCTCTTCCTCGAAGAAATCCCTACATTAGCGGGCGATGTCCCAACCATAAAGTTTCTCTGGCAAATGATGGTAAAGACAACTGTCTTTAACAAGTTGAGGACAGAGTCGGAgcagcctctcgatgtctTACGCAGATATCTTGGTGCTACGGCTAGAAATGCGGATTCTTCTGAAGAGGAGCAAGACTGGCGAATCATCCTTTTGTTCCTTGAACTATACGTCTTCATCCTTCGTTTGAGCGATGACGAGGACTTCTTTTATGGCATTTACCCACCAGTCATACAGCAAGCCCCGTCCACTTCCCGCATTCGGTCCTGCAGTCTTTCACTGGAGCATGTTGAAATGCTAACATGCTTTCTTAAGAACACTGCTTTTACACTCCACTACAACACACAAGAACTTACCAAATCACTTCATGATCTGGAGGCAGCTTCCCAACATCGTGTGGGTGCTTATTTCAGTACCGGAGGACCAGCCGCGACGAACCAAAGGCAGGACGCACGATTGCACCAAAGTCCGACAAGTTTGGATATTGACAGCTTGCGGAACATAGTAACATCAGCAATGAAAATGCTGTACGAGCGAGACTCGAGAAAACAGTTCCTGCCTACAAACCACTGGCTCATGACATCAAGGCTTGATCAGGGAGATTTCATCGCTGCTGTTATTGCAGAAGAACGGCGGCAGATCGAGGAGGATTCTGATGATAGTGATGACGATATGGAAAACGAATATGCCAGTGTTCCAGGGTTCTATTCGACTATAGCTGGTCAGCGATTGTCACGACATGCAAGACTTGAGCGATTGAAGGCTCAGCAAGTACGAACTCAAAAAGAGCGTCGTCTAGCAGAGATGGGGCCGAAGCTGGAGATATTGAAACATATGCCCTATGCTGTCCCCTTCGAAACCCGTGTCATGATCTTCCGCCATTTCATTACTCTCGATCGGGCTCAGAGAGACGGTAATAACATGATGTCCTTTACGAGCCCTTTTGCCAAACACCATGCACAAATCTCACGGAAGCAACTCTTTGAAGATGCATACAAGCAATTCTACGAAATAGGGGAGGGTCTCAAGGACCCTATTCAAATCACATTCGTCGATCGGTTCGGTGCTCAGGAGGCTGGAATTGATGGCGGCGGCGTTACAAAGGAGTTCCTCATCAGCGTGACGACGGAAGCATTTGGTTCTGACCATGGCAAGGGCATGTTTACATCGAACGAGAAGGGGCTGCTCTTCCCTGATCCTATAGCGCTTGATGTTGTTCGTGAAAAACTCAAGATGAGCGGGTATTCGGAAACTGACAAGGAGTACCGAGATTGCATTGCAAATTTACTCAAGCGCATGGAATTCCTTGGCAGAATCGTGGGCAAATGCATGTACGAAGGTATCCTTGTCGACCTGGCATTTGCtggcttcttccttctcaaatGGGCGTCAACAGGTCCCAACGACGAGAAGAATTACAAAGGCAGCGTCAACGATCTTCGTGACATGGATGAGGAGCTTTACAATGGAATGCTGCGACTCAAGAATTATTCAGGAGACGTTTCAGAGCTAGGCATTGACTTTACGATTGCAGACCAGATCTCACCGCCAGGTGATCCAGTCAAGACCGTTACCAAGAAGCTCATAGCTAATGGCGATCAAACATACGTTACGAACGACAACCGACTACTGTACATCTCGTACGTTGCTCGCCATCGCTTGATCGTCCAGCCATCTCTACAGACCACAGCCTTTTTGCATGGCCTGCGCTCCATCATCCGACCCAACTGGCTATCCATGTTCAACCAGTCAGAGCTACAGCGTCTGGTGGGTGGTGACTCGTCTGAGATTGACATTGAAGATCTCCGTCAGAACACGGTTTACAGCGGTTTATACGAGGTTGgcgatgatggagaagagcACGACACTATCAAGATATTCTGGAAGGTTATGCGCAGCTTCACAGATGCTCAACGTCGGGATGTGCTCAAGTATGTCAGCTCTACACCACGAGCGCCTTTGCTAGGCTTCTCGCAATTGAAGCCAAAGTTTAGCATTCGTGATGGGGGTACAGATGAGGAGAGGCTGCCCAGCACGAGCACATGCGTGAATCTTCTCAAGCTGCCGAAATACACTTCGGAAGCAACGCTTCGGGAGAAGTTGCTCTACGCCGTACAGTCGGGAGCGGGTTTCGATTTGAGTTAA
- a CDS encoding hypothetical protein (SECRETED:SignalP(1-16)~CAZy:GH125) produces the protein MYRLVSFFLGVAAVSANCPNYEQFARERHEPLSSGRYEFPLQRPSKDCRTYSVPAVEHVIYEEMDQAIGDPDLYRLFLNTWPNTLDTTVKWRGVSADNADEELAFITTGDINAQWIRDSSNQLQSYKSVLSSDDIASLFRGAINLQARYLTKSPFCNAFHPPPEAKLPRAKRSIQSRDTVSPKYDPEFVFECKYELDSLAAFLQLSWDYYEETEDGDFFGKFGWVEAVRKILKVAEHMQEGTYDEQGMVQKPAYTWLRNADSASETVSNHGHGAPIKGHIGLVRSFFRPSDDSCIYQYLIPANMMFSRYLASCVKIMRPLDEELAKKMEAMASGIEYGINQHAIIQHPVYGEMYAYEIDGFGSHSLMDDANLPSLLSIPHMGYKPASQHVYDNTRAFVLSPSNPYYARGPVLNATGGPHLGPGMAWPMGLIVQLLTSDDDDEIVDGIQALDKIMVLMGEWLVWTNDLGFV, from the exons ATGTACCGTCTTGTTTCATTCTTTTTGGGCGTAGCAGCTGTATCTGCTAATTGTCCCAATTACGAGCAATTCGCCCGTGAACGGCACGAGCCCCTCTCATCTGGGCGCTATGAGTTCCCGCTTCAGCGCCCCAGCAAAGATTGTCGCACCTATTCAGTGCCAGCGGTTGAGCATGTGATttacgaggaaatggatcaAGCGATTGGTGATCCAGATCTTTATCGTTTGTTTTTGAATACATGGCCCAACACTTTGGACACGACTGTGAAGTGGAGGGGTGTGTCAGCGGATAACGCTGATGAAGAG TTAGCATTTATCACCACAGGTGACATAAATGCGCAATGGATTCGCGATAGCTCAAATCAGCTGCAGTCATATAAATCAGTTCTGTCCTCTGACGATATCGCCTCTCTTTTCAGAGGCGCAATCAATTTACAAGCTCGATACCTCACAAAGTCGCCCTTCTGCAACGCCTTTCACCCTCCACCCGAAGCCAAGCTACCTCGAGCAAAGCGATCCATTCAGTCTCGAGATACTGTGAGTCCGAAATACGACCCCGAATTCGTCTTCGAGTGCAAGTACGAGCTCGACTCCCTCGCCGCCTTTCTCCAACTATCATGGGACTACTACGAAGAGACGGAAGACGGTGACTTCTTTGGAAAGTTTGGCTGGGTAGAGGCCGTAAGGAAGATCCTTAAGGTCGCTGAGCACATGCAGGAGGGAACATATGACGAGCAAGGCATGGTACAGAAGCCAGCCTACACATGGTTGCGTAATGCGGATAGTGCTTCAGAAACAGTCTCCAACCATGGCCACGGAGCTCCTATAAAAGGCCACATTGGCCTTGTTCGCAGCTTCTTCCGGCCATCTGACGATTCCTGCATCTATCAGTACCTTATACCCGCAAACATGATGTTTTCGAGGTATCTCGCCTCATGCGTCAAGATAATGCGGCCTCTGGATGAGGAATTGGCCAAGAAGATGGAAGCTATGGCGAGTGGTATTGAGTACGGTATCAATCAGCATGCTATCATCCAGCATCCCGTATACGGAGAGATGTACGCCTACGAGATTGACGGATTTGGTTCCCACAGTCTCATGGATGACGCGAATCTGCCTTCTCTGCTTAGTATTCCGCACATGGGTTACAAGCCAGCTTCGCAGCACGTCTACGATAACACCCGCGCTTTTGTTCTTAGTCCATCCAACCCCTACTACGCACGAGGGCCAGTCCTCAACGCCACAGGTGGACCGCATCTCGGCCCTGGGATGGCATGGCCTATGGGACTTATCGTCCAGCTCCTGACAagcgatgacgacgacgagattGTTGATGGGATTC AAGCATTGGACAAGATCATG GTTCTCATGGGCGAATGGCTTGTTTGGACAAATGATCTTGGATTTGTATAA
- a CDS encoding hypothetical protein (BUSCO:10629at5125) has product MPAPRPVSRCVQRSSQVLSRTQLRPARSTFSPATIAARSSLPRRTSTALWSAVKVPLASRAFSTTSRLGDDDTDFDPATVERESDEVDVCIVGAGPAGLSAAIRLKQLANEAGNEDFRVLVLEKAGDIGAHILSGAVIQPTAINELFPDWLDENNPNRFEHATPAGTDRMRFLTKNSAIPIPAPPQMTNHGNYIVSLNQFVKWLGERAEEAGVEVYPGFAASEVVYHADGSVKGVATNDLGVGRDGKPKETFERGMEFHARVTMFGEGCHGSLSKQVINKFDLRRDSQHQTYGLGVKEVWEIDPAKFEKGLVVHSMGYPLPKDVYGGSFMYHFGENLVQIGLVTSLDYSNPWMSPYQEFQKLKKHPLFRDVLEGGKCISYGARALIEGGFQSIPKVAFPGGALIGDSAGFVNVPKVKGTHNAMKSGMLAAEAAWTALSEKTDEGTIFLYDYENKLRESSIWKELHEVRNMRPSFHTPLGLYGGIMYSGLEAYVFKGRVPWTLKHKTPDHEAILPADKVPKIEYEKPDGKLTFDILTSVSRTGTNHEEDQPVHLQVKDWDAHTESTYPPYKGLENRFCPAGVYEYVEDESKPHGVRFQINAQNCIHCKTCDIKAPHQDINWQVPQGGEGPKYYMT; this is encoded by the exons ATGCCCGCCCCACGACCAGTTTCGCGATGCGTCCAGCGCAGCTCGCAAGTGCTTTCTCGAACTCAGTTGCGTCCCGCCAGATCAACCTTCTCACCCGCCACAATCGCTGCTAGATCCTCTCTCCCGAGGAGGACGAGTACGGCACTATGGTCAGCTGTAAAAGTGCCATTGGCCTCTCGTGCCTTTAGTACCACTTCGAGACTTGGAGACGACGACACAGATTTTGACCCCGCCACCGTCGAACGCGAGTCTGACGAGGTTGATGTCTGCATTGTAGGAGCCGGTCCTGCTGGTCTCAGTGCTGCCATTCGTCTTAAGCAGCTTGCCAATGAGGCTGGAAACGAGGACTTCCGTGTGCTTGTCCTGGAAAAGGCTGGCGATATCGGTGCTCACATCCTCTCTGGAGCCGTCATTCAGCCTACTGCCATTAACGAATTGTTCCCCGACTGGCTCGACGAGAACAACCCTAACCGATTCGAACATGCCACTCCCGCCGGCACCGATCGTATGCGATTCCTTACCAAGAACTCTGCTATTCCTATCCCCGCACCTCCTCAGATGACCAACCACGGAAACTATATTGTTAGCTTGAACCAATTCGTCAAGTGGCTCGGCGAGCGTGCTGAAGAGGCCGGTGTTGAGGTTTACCCCGGCTTCGCTGCGTCTGAGGTTGTTTACCATGCAGATGGCTCTGTCAAGGGTGTCGCCACCAACGATCTTGGTGTTGGTCGTGATGGTAAGCCCAAGGAAACATTCGAGCGAGGTATGGAGTTCCACGCCCGAGTCACCATGTTTGGAGAGGGTTGCCACGGAAGTTTGAGTAAGCAGGTTATCAACAAGTTCGACTTGCGAAGGGACAGCCAGCACCAGACTTACGGTCTTGGTGTTAAGGAGGTTTGGGAGATTGACCCCGCCAAGTTCGAAAAGGGTCTGGTTGTGCACTCCATGGGTTATCCATTGCCCAAGGACGTGTACGGTGGTTCGTTCATGTACCACTTTGGTGAAAACCTTGTTCAGATCGGTCTCGTTACCTCTCTTGACTACTCAAACCCTTGGATGTCGCCATACCAGGAGTtccagaagctcaagaagcaCCCTCTTTTCCGCGATGTTCTTGAGGGTGGAAAGTGTATCTCATACGGTGCCCGTGCTCTGATCGAAGGTGGTTTCCAGTCCATCCCCAAGGTCGCTTTCCCTGGTGGTGCTCTCATTGGCGACTCTGCTGGTTTTGTCAACGTTCCTAAGGTCAAGGGCACACATAATGCTATGAAGTCAGGTATGCTGGCCGCTGAGGCAGCATGGACTGCTCTTAGCGAGAAGACCGACGAAGGCACAATCTTCCTGTACGACTACGAGAACAAGCTTCGGGAGTCTTCCATCTGGAAGGAGCTTCACGAGGTCCGTAACATGCGACCATCTTTCCATACCCCTCTCGGCCTTTACGGCGGTATCATGTACTCTGGCCTTGAAGCTTATGTCTTCAAGGGCCGAGTTCCTTGGACACTCAAGCACAAGACCCCTGACCACGAGGCTATTCTTCCCGCCGACAAGGTCCCCAAGATTGAGTACGAGAAGCCTGATGGCAAGCTCACCTTTGATATCTTGACAAGCGTTTCCCGCACTGGAACCAACCACGAGGAGGACCAGCCTGTTCACCTTCAAGTCAAGGATTGGGACGCTCACACTGAGTCAACGTACCCTCCCTACAAGGGTTTGGAGAACCGCTTCTGCCCAGCTGGCGTTTACGAATATGTTGAGGATGAGTCAAAGCCCCATGGCGTTCGATTCCAAATCAACGCACAAAA CTGTATTCACTGCAAGACATGTGATATCAAGGCGCCTCACCAAGATATCAACTGGCAAGTGCCACAGGGAGGTGAGGGCCCCAAGTACTACATGACCTAA
- a CDS encoding hypothetical protein (BUSCO:43630at5125), giving the protein MEGIQTHPSNAAQAKAFTAPGSLSFPGATNELTPPPVGNGDAQQPATNGQQAANGNGVAPATPVATPAATQGPSGITPTLQNIVATVNLDCRLDLKTIALHARNAEYNPKRFAAVIMRIREPKTTALIFASGKMVVTGAKSEDDSKLASRKYARIIQKLGFNAKFTDFKIQNIVGSCDIKFPIRLEGLASRHHNFSSYEPELFPGLIYRMIKPKIVLLIFVSGKIVLTGAKVREEIYQAFEMIYPVLQDFRKV; this is encoded by the exons ATGGAAGGCATCCAGACTCACCCATCCAACGCGGCGCAAGCCAAGGCCTTTACTGCGCCTGGATCGCTGTCGTTCCCAGGAGCTACCAACGAGCTCACACCGCCGCCCGTCGGCAACGGCGATGCTCAGCAGCCCGCTACAAATGGCCAGCAGGCGGCAAATGGTAACGGGGTGGCACCCGCAACGCCTGTCGCGACGCCTGCTGCTACCCAAGGACCTAGTGGAATCACTCCCACTCTACA GAACATCGTGGCTACAGTGAACCTTGACTGCCGCTTGGACCTCAAGACTATCGCTCTGCACGCGCGTAACGCAGAGTACAACCCCAAG CGTTTCGCTGCCGTCATCATGCGAATTCGTGAGCCCAAGACTACCGCCCTTATCTTCGCTTCCGGCAAGATGGTTGTCACCGGTGCCAAGTCTGAGGATGATTCGAAGCTCGCTTCCAGAAAGTATGCCCGTATCATCCAGAAGCTTGGCTTCAACGCCAAGTTCACCGACTTCAAGATTCAGAACATTGTCGGCTCTTGTGACATCAAGTTCCCTATCAGACTGGAGGGTTTGGCATCTCGCCATCACAATTTCAGTTCTTACGAACCTGAGTTGTTCCCTGGTCTTATCTACCGCATGATTAAGCCGAAGATCGTGCTACTCATCTTCGTCAGTGGAAAGATCGTCTTGACCGGTGCCAAAGTCCGTGAGGAAATCTACCAGGCGTTCGAGATGATATACCCTGTGTTGCAAG ATTTCCGAAAGGTCTAA